A genomic segment from Streptomyces sp. TLI_235 encodes:
- a CDS encoding single-strand binding protein has product MLPTLTGVGRVVADPELNFTQSGKAVARVRLVFQNRRKNDQTGQWEDGDTLWIDGTAWNQLAEHIAETLAQGMEVLVSGEPRTETWDQDGQKRSKVTLQIRSIGPSLAYATAQVRKADRNDNGQQQAGQRQQPQGGQRQQQAQRPQQNRQQPQDDPWASNTGYSGEEPPF; this is encoded by the coding sequence ATGCTCCCCACCCTCACCGGCGTCGGCCGCGTCGTCGCCGACCCCGAACTGAACTTCACCCAGTCCGGGAAGGCGGTCGCCCGCGTCCGCCTCGTCTTCCAAAACCGCCGCAAGAACGACCAGACCGGCCAGTGGGAGGACGGCGACACCCTCTGGATCGACGGCACCGCCTGGAACCAGCTCGCCGAGCACATCGCCGAGACCCTCGCTCAGGGCATGGAGGTGCTGGTGTCGGGCGAGCCCCGCACCGAGACCTGGGACCAGGACGGCCAGAAGCGCTCCAAGGTCACCCTCCAGATCCGCTCCATCGGCCCGTCGCTGGCCTACGCCACCGCCCAGGTCCGGAAGGCCGACCGGAACGACAACGGCCAGCAGCAGGCCGGCCAGCGCCAGCAGCCCCAGGGCGGCCAGCGCCAGCAGCAGGCCCAGCGGCCCCAGCAGAACCGCCAGCAGCCCCAGGACGACCCCTGGGCCTCGAACACCGGCTACAGCGGCGAAGAGCCCCCGTTCTGA
- a CDS encoding AAA domain-containing protein, whose protein sequence is MTVFTFQPATREQARARIGLQGPAGSGKTKSALRLAEGLAKGGQIGLVDTERGSALTYAPVPGQPDLGGHEFLHLPMDTHDPRSLIEVVREAERINLPVLIVDSWSHFWNGRGGLLEIVEQAGQAPGAGGSFGGWRKGNPIEQDMLDALLNFRGHLIVTMRTKGDYVIEGKKVTKVGVKAVQREGAEYELGLIIDMVEGVGTVTKTRYEPLEGLTIHHPGEELAETILEQLGQGVDPVQQILDELLADGMTYQGAIDLHARAKGRGILEHPSLHPVSGQRSTVGAIIAEYGKALKPAAVPNPAPAAVPVPPAADPAVSTGQPPAPTGPEPATAPQMRRMHAQLNEIGITDRAEKLHLLSALTGRQITTANDLSKRDAVEVIDTLTAAQKQADPAAWLRDITNGLVAAA, encoded by the coding sequence GTGACCGTCTTCACCTTCCAGCCCGCGACCCGCGAGCAGGCACGCGCCCGTATCGGCCTCCAGGGCCCCGCCGGCTCCGGCAAGACCAAGTCCGCCCTCCGCCTCGCCGAAGGCCTCGCCAAGGGCGGGCAGATCGGCCTGGTCGACACCGAGCGCGGCTCCGCCCTCACCTATGCCCCCGTCCCCGGCCAGCCCGACCTCGGCGGCCACGAGTTCCTGCACCTGCCGATGGACACGCACGACCCGCGGAGCCTGATCGAGGTCGTCCGCGAGGCCGAGCGCATCAACCTGCCGGTGCTGATCGTGGACTCCTGGTCGCACTTCTGGAACGGCCGCGGAGGCCTGCTGGAGATCGTGGAGCAGGCCGGCCAGGCCCCCGGCGCGGGCGGCAGCTTCGGCGGTTGGCGGAAGGGCAACCCGATCGAGCAGGACATGCTCGACGCGCTGCTGAACTTCCGCGGCCATCTGATCGTCACGATGCGTACCAAGGGCGACTACGTGATCGAGGGCAAGAAGGTCACCAAGGTCGGCGTCAAGGCAGTGCAGCGCGAGGGCGCGGAGTACGAGCTCGGCCTGATCATCGACATGGTCGAGGGCGTCGGCACCGTCACCAAGACGCGGTACGAACCGCTCGAGGGGCTGACGATCCACCACCCCGGCGAGGAGCTGGCCGAGACGATCCTCGAGCAGCTCGGCCAGGGCGTCGACCCGGTGCAGCAGATCCTCGACGAGCTGCTGGCGGACGGCATGACGTACCAGGGCGCGATCGACCTCCACGCCCGGGCCAAGGGACGCGGCATCCTCGAGCACCCGTCACTCCACCCGGTGTCCGGCCAGCGGTCAACGGTGGGCGCGATCATCGCCGAGTACGGGAAGGCCCTCAAGCCCGCCGCCGTACCGAACCCGGCCCCGGCCGCCGTCCCGGTCCCGCCCGCGGCCGATCCGGCCGTGTCGACCGGCCAGCCGCCGGCCCCGACCGGGCCGGAGCCCGCGACCGCGCCGCAGATGCGCCGCATGCACGCCCAGCTCAACGAGATCGGCATCACCGACCGGGCCGAGAAGCTGCACCTCCTCAGCGCCCTGACCGGCCGCCAGATCACCACCGCCAACGACCTCTCCAAGCGGGACGCGGTCGAGGTCATCGACACGCTCACCGCCGCCCAGAAGCAGGCCGACCCGGCCGCGTGGCTCCGCGACATCACCAACGGCCTCGTCGCCGCGGCCTAA
- a CDS encoding antitoxin Phd_YefM of type II toxin-antitoxin system, with protein MDDLREAEISISEARANLSEVANLARIRDDATVLYNRGKAVAVVVSVDFYEHALLALQDPRASKRSRVTGEPLTLPRLVEGRPVSELRDQDGRRWSGEDS; from the coding sequence ATGGATGATCTGCGTGAAGCCGAAATTTCGATCTCCGAAGCCCGCGCCAACCTGAGTGAGGTGGCCAACCTGGCCCGCATCCGGGACGACGCGACGGTCCTCTACAACCGGGGCAAGGCCGTCGCCGTCGTGGTGTCCGTGGACTTCTACGAACACGCCCTGCTGGCCCTTCAGGACCCCCGGGCCAGCAAGCGCTCCCGCGTGACCGGTGAGCCCTTGACGCTTCCCCGACTGGTGGAAGGTCGGCCGGTGAGCGAGCTTCGCGACCAGGACGGGCGCAGGTGGTCCGGAGAGGACTCCTGA
- a CDS encoding UvrD-like helicase family protein — MVTPTPEQADAIANYGDGLDLVIQAGAGCGKSSTLKLIARADHRRRMAYVAYNRSIAADAKRSFPGNVAASTGHGLAFDPRYLPRIERPRQTALQAAQALDIDRITGGIQRIATDLGHVKAMTSKVAMRAGLETVERFCHSADDEIGARHVPRYDGLTSPDARAAVAKLVLPVARAAWADLRREDGVLRMSHDHYLKLWALSRPRIAADVVLLDEAQDTNDVLARVLLDQDHAQRIAVGDAAQQIYAWRGAKDALTAFERELGAQVATLSQSFRFGPAVAEAANQWLYLVGTPLRLTGWDGCESTTGPVDDPDAILCRTNAGAVGVVLESLKAGRKVAMVGGGGEMKRLAWAARDLQQGRPTDHPDLLAFPTWQSVREYAEEEDGSLKVLVKLIDDYGAEEIAEAADALASEDSAELVVTTAHKAKGREWPAVRIHGDFRAPKPDPKTGLRVIRREEARLAYVAVTRARLRLDHSALSWVSTVTSVTD; from the coding sequence ATGGTCACCCCAACCCCCGAGCAGGCCGACGCGATCGCCAACTACGGCGACGGCCTCGACCTCGTCATCCAGGCCGGCGCCGGATGCGGCAAGTCCTCGACCCTCAAGCTCATCGCCCGCGCCGACCACCGCCGCCGCATGGCCTACGTCGCCTACAACCGGTCGATCGCCGCAGACGCGAAGCGCTCGTTCCCCGGCAACGTCGCCGCGTCCACCGGGCACGGCCTCGCGTTCGATCCGCGGTACCTGCCGCGCATCGAGCGCCCCCGCCAGACCGCCCTCCAGGCCGCCCAGGCCCTCGACATCGACCGCATCACCGGCGGCATCCAGCGCATCGCCACCGACCTCGGCCACGTCAAGGCCATGACGAGCAAGGTCGCAATGCGCGCGGGCCTCGAGACCGTCGAACGCTTCTGCCACTCCGCGGACGACGAGATCGGCGCCCGGCACGTCCCCCGCTACGACGGGCTCACCAGCCCGGACGCGCGGGCCGCCGTTGCCAAGCTGGTGCTGCCGGTCGCCCGCGCCGCCTGGGCCGACCTCCGGCGCGAGGACGGCGTCCTCAGAATGAGTCACGACCACTACCTCAAGCTGTGGGCGCTCAGCCGGCCCCGGATCGCCGCCGACGTCGTGCTGCTGGACGAGGCACAGGACACCAACGACGTGTTGGCAAGGGTGCTGCTCGACCAGGACCACGCCCAGCGCATCGCGGTCGGCGACGCGGCCCAGCAGATCTACGCCTGGCGCGGCGCCAAGGACGCGCTCACGGCCTTCGAGCGCGAGCTCGGCGCCCAGGTCGCCACCCTGTCGCAGAGCTTCCGGTTCGGCCCTGCGGTCGCCGAGGCCGCCAACCAGTGGCTGTACCTCGTCGGCACGCCGCTCCGGCTCACCGGCTGGGACGGGTGCGAGAGCACGACCGGCCCGGTCGACGACCCGGACGCGATCCTGTGCCGCACCAACGCCGGCGCGGTGGGCGTCGTCCTGGAGTCGCTCAAGGCCGGCCGGAAGGTCGCGATGGTCGGAGGCGGCGGCGAGATGAAGCGCCTCGCCTGGGCCGCCCGCGACCTCCAGCAGGGCCGCCCCACCGACCATCCCGATCTCCTCGCCTTCCCCACCTGGCAGTCCGTCCGCGAGTACGCCGAGGAGGAGGACGGCAGCCTCAAGGTCCTCGTGAAGTTGATCGACGACTACGGGGCCGAGGAGATCGCCGAAGCGGCCGACGCGCTCGCCTCCGAGGACTCCGCCGAGCTGGTCGTCACCACCGCGCACAAGGCCAAGGGCCGCGAGTGGCCGGCCGTCCGAATCCACGGCGACTTCCGTGCCCCCAAACCCGACCCCAAGACGGGCCTGCGGGTCATCCGCCGAGAAGAGGCCCGCCTCGCCTACGTCGCGGTCACCCGGGCCCGTCTGCGCCTCGACCACTCCGCCCTCTCCTGGGTGAGCACTGTCACGTCGGTGACCGACTGA
- a CDS encoding phage terminase large subunit, whose translation MSTATVVRYEPRGAAAQLFKARDPELCIVGAAGTGKSLACLYRMHLVALHNPEFRGLIVRKTAVSLTSTTLVTFKKKVVKEAVATGLCRWYGGSAEQAAGYYYDSGAVINVGGMDKPEKIMSSEYDLVFCDEATELTVSDWEAIGTRLRNGGLSWQQQIAAANPSHPTHWMKARADEGKMRMLTSVHRDNPRFVRADGTLTRDGVAYMAKLDALTGVRRLRLRDGRWAAAEGLIYEGFDPAVHVVDPTIIQPGWTRRLVIDFGYTNPFCAQWWAEDGDGRLYLYREIYRTKRLVEDHARDILLQMTKPVGKVPNRSVLTAQDIRNDVDQGLREWTEPRPAAVICDHDAEDRATLQRHLGMGTIAAHKTVKDGIQAVESRLKVAGDGKPRIFFCRDALVERDPALEEAKLPMCTLDEIVGYIWDAKDGQAPKEAPVKKDDHGMDTMRYAVAERDLGSRPNIRWFS comes from the coding sequence GTGAGCACCGCCACGGTCGTCCGGTACGAGCCACGCGGTGCCGCCGCACAGCTCTTCAAGGCCCGCGACCCCGAGCTGTGCATCGTCGGCGCGGCCGGCACCGGCAAGAGCCTGGCCTGCCTGTACCGGATGCACTTGGTGGCGCTCCACAACCCGGAGTTCCGTGGCCTGATCGTCCGCAAAACCGCCGTCAGCCTGACCAGCACGACCCTGGTCACGTTCAAGAAGAAGGTCGTCAAGGAGGCCGTCGCCACGGGCCTGTGCCGCTGGTACGGCGGCTCTGCCGAGCAGGCGGCCGGCTACTACTACGACTCCGGCGCCGTGATCAACGTCGGCGGCATGGACAAGCCCGAGAAGATCATGAGTTCGGAGTACGACCTCGTCTTCTGCGACGAGGCCACCGAACTCACCGTGTCCGACTGGGAAGCCATCGGCACCCGCCTCCGCAACGGCGGCCTCTCATGGCAGCAGCAGATCGCCGCAGCCAACCCGTCCCATCCGACGCACTGGATGAAGGCCCGGGCGGACGAGGGGAAGATGCGCATGCTCACCTCCGTCCACCGGGACAACCCGCGCTTCGTCCGCGCGGACGGCACCCTCACCCGCGACGGCGTCGCCTACATGGCCAAGTTGGACGCACTCACCGGTGTCCGCCGGCTCCGTCTCCGCGACGGCCGGTGGGCGGCCGCTGAGGGCCTCATCTACGAAGGGTTCGACCCCGCTGTCCACGTTGTCGACCCGACCATCATCCAGCCCGGCTGGACCCGACGCCTCGTCATCGACTTCGGGTACACCAACCCGTTCTGTGCCCAGTGGTGGGCCGAGGACGGCGACGGCAGGCTGTACCTGTATCGGGAGATCTACCGCACCAAGCGGCTCGTCGAGGACCACGCCCGGGACATCCTGCTGCAGATGACCAAGCCGGTCGGCAAGGTGCCGAACCGGTCCGTCCTCACAGCCCAAGACATCCGCAACGACGTCGACCAGGGCCTCCGCGAGTGGACCGAGCCCCGCCCGGCCGCCGTCATTTGCGACCACGACGCCGAAGACCGGGCCACCCTGCAGCGGCACCTCGGCATGGGCACCATCGCCGCACACAAGACCGTCAAGGACGGCATCCAGGCCGTCGAGTCCCGCCTCAAGGTGGCTGGCGACGGCAAGCCACGGATCTTCTTCTGCCGGGATGCCCTCGTCGAGAGGGACCCCGCCCTCGAGGAAGCCAAGCTTCCCATGTGCACGCTGGACGAGATCGTCGGCTACATCTGGGACGCCAAGGACGGCCAAGCCCCCAAAGAGGCGCCAGTCAAGAAGGACGACCACGGCATGGACACCATGCGGTATGCCGTCGCCGAACGAGACCTCGGCTCCCGACCCAACATCAGGTGGTTCTCATGA
- a CDS encoding replicative DNA helicase — protein sequence MTTEPEHPDDHLVRAEPHDLPAEQALVGSVPLARDPRRLLRELHLTDSDFYRPAHATIYAAYGALLEAGQPIDPITVTNRLQAQGDLGRIGGPGYLHTCIQAAERGANPEWIADHLRALALRRQLIQYGRDVVQAAFDPTGGDEAAAELAEQAVAQARTVRDAGRAAEDQPVEDIHDFLAHPDEGYDWVLPGLLERTDRIVWTAGEGGGKSVLQRQLAVCAAAGVMPFGGEPSAIGPQRVLVLDCENSARQSRRQYRALMNVAERQRTPVKRGQLHIDLRPEGVDLTRPDGRAWLMRRVEAVMPDLLIVGPIYRLHAGDPNSEELARKVTVVLDEARATAGCALSLEAHSPQGNGMGPRALRPVGSSLWLRWPEFGYGLRPVEDQRTAEEDRGRRVIPWRGARDERSWPAFICQGHEGGWPWRQYRPIDTNIVGYSPTGALS from the coding sequence ATGACCACCGAGCCCGAGCACCCCGACGACCACCTCGTCCGCGCCGAGCCCCACGACCTCCCCGCCGAGCAGGCCCTGGTCGGATCCGTCCCGCTCGCCCGCGACCCCCGCCGCCTCCTCCGCGAACTCCACCTCACCGACTCCGACTTCTACCGGCCCGCCCACGCGACCATCTACGCCGCCTACGGCGCCCTGCTCGAGGCCGGCCAGCCCATCGACCCGATCACTGTCACCAACCGCCTCCAAGCGCAGGGCGACCTCGGCCGCATCGGCGGACCCGGCTACCTTCACACCTGCATCCAGGCCGCCGAACGCGGCGCCAACCCCGAATGGATCGCCGACCACCTCCGCGCCCTCGCCCTCCGCCGCCAACTCATCCAGTACGGCCGCGACGTCGTCCAGGCCGCCTTCGACCCCACCGGCGGAGACGAGGCCGCCGCCGAACTCGCCGAGCAGGCAGTCGCCCAGGCCCGCACCGTCCGCGACGCCGGCCGCGCCGCCGAAGACCAGCCCGTCGAGGACATCCACGACTTCCTCGCCCACCCCGACGAGGGCTACGACTGGGTCCTGCCCGGCCTCCTCGAGCGAACCGACCGCATCGTCTGGACCGCAGGCGAGGGCGGCGGCAAGTCCGTCCTACAGCGGCAGCTCGCCGTCTGCGCCGCCGCCGGCGTCATGCCGTTCGGCGGCGAGCCCAGCGCCATCGGACCGCAGCGCGTCTTGGTCCTCGACTGCGAGAACTCCGCCCGGCAGTCCCGCCGCCAGTACCGCGCCCTCATGAACGTCGCCGAGCGGCAGCGCACCCCCGTCAAGCGCGGCCAGCTCCACATCGACCTGCGGCCCGAAGGCGTCGACCTCACCCGACCCGACGGCCGCGCCTGGCTCATGCGCCGCGTCGAGGCCGTCATGCCCGACCTGCTCATCGTCGGCCCGATCTACCGCCTCCACGCTGGCGACCCCAACAGCGAGGAGCTCGCCCGCAAGGTCACCGTCGTCCTGGACGAGGCCCGGGCCACCGCAGGGTGCGCACTCTCCCTCGAGGCCCACTCGCCCCAGGGCAACGGCATGGGCCCCCGCGCCCTCCGCCCCGTCGGCAGCAGCCTCTGGCTCCGCTGGCCCGAGTTCGGCTACGGCCTGCGCCCGGTCGAAGACCAGCGGACAGCCGAGGAGGACCGCGGCCGGCGGGTCATCCCCTGGCGCGGCGCCCGAGACGAGCGCTCCTGGCCCGCCTTCATCTGCCAGGGCCACGAGGGCGGCTGGCCCTGGCGCCAGTACCGGCCCATCGACACCAACATCGTCGGCTACTCACCCACCGGAGCACTCTCGTGA
- a CDS encoding WYL domain-containing protein: MRKTANETEHDTVIRILRAIDRQHPITITYTKADGTETIRTIEIYNIEISKVGAICLKAMDRQSGDRRTFRVDRIQAYTVHRSAYVLDRPADATTVTPKAFCETCWDLYEADELTAGPSGDPTCGDCRITHADIRAAYAH, encoded by the coding sequence ATGCGGAAGACGGCCAACGAGACCGAGCACGACACCGTCATCCGCATCCTCCGCGCCATCGACCGCCAGCACCCGATCACCATCACCTACACCAAGGCCGACGGCACCGAGACCATCCGCACCATCGAGATCTACAACATCGAGATCTCCAAGGTCGGCGCCATCTGCCTCAAGGCCATGGACCGCCAGTCCGGCGACCGGCGCACCTTCCGCGTCGACCGCATCCAGGCCTACACCGTCCACCGCTCCGCCTACGTCCTCGACCGGCCGGCCGACGCCACCACGGTCACCCCGAAAGCGTTCTGCGAGACCTGCTGGGACCTGTACGAGGCCGACGAGCTGACGGCCGGCCCGTCCGGTGACCCGACCTGCGGCGACTGCCGCATCACCCACGCCGACATCCGCGCCGCCTACGCGCACTAG